From Juglans regia cultivar Chandler chromosome 8, Walnut 2.0, whole genome shotgun sequence, the proteins below share one genomic window:
- the LOC108993709 gene encoding WRKY transcription factor 23-like translates to MKKKEVIKMEETFGSSLFAEHISDGFPFSGIFDFSEGEKSSLGFMELLGIQDCSTPSLFDLPQAPSMASSAPRPVTTLKEGSEVLNQPATPNSSTISSASSEAVNDEQTKAVDQEEEQQEKTKKQLKPKKTNQKRQREPRFAFVTKSEVDQLEDGYRWRKYGQKAVKNSPFPRSYYRCTTASCNVKKRVERSFTDPGTVVTTYEGQHTHPSPVMPRQSLAGAPPGPGISVGCATNFAMPMSRTSTLSQYQQQRQQSFIMNTLSPSTYGTHHHGLTNTPGLRRDIRFCTPGSALLRDNGLLQDIVPSHMLKEE, encoded by the exons ATGAAGAAGAAGGAGGTGATAAAGATGGAGGAGACCTTTGGATCTTCGTTGTTTGCTGAACATATCTCTGACGGTTTCCCATTTTCAGGCATATTTGATTTCTCTGAAGGTGAAAAGAGCTCTTTAGGGTTTATGGAGTTGCTGGGTATTCAGGACTGTAGTACTCCTTCTCTGTTTGATTTGCCACAGGCACCATCTATGGCATCCTCGGCTCCACGTCCAGTTACTACCTTGAAAGAGGGTTCTGAGGTCTTGAATCAGCCTGCCACCCCTAACTCTTCCACGATTTCGTCTGCATCGAGCGAGGCAGTGAATGATGAACAGACTAAAGCTGTAGACCAGGAAGAAGAGCAACAAGAAAAGACCAAGAAACA GTTGAAACCCAAGAAGACAAACCAGAAGAGACAGAGAGAGCCGAGATTTGCGTTCGTGACAAAGAGCGAGGTTGATCAACTGGAAGATGGGTACAGATGGAGAAAGTACGGTCAAAAGGCTGTGAAGAACAGCCCCTTTCCTAG GAGTTACTATCGTTGCACTACTGCTTCGTGTAATGTAAAGAAACGTGTGGAGCGATCTTTCACAGATCCAGGCACTGTTGTTACTACCTATGAAGGGCAACACACCCATCCAAGTCCGGTCATGCCTCGCCAAAGCCTCGCCGGAGCTCCACCGGGGCCGGGGATCTCTGTCGGATGTGCTACCAACTTTGCTATGCCAATGTCAAGAACCAGTACCCTTTCTCAGTATCAACAACAGCGCCAACAGTCCTTCATCATGAACACCTTGTCGCCTTCTACTTATGGTACTCATCATCATGGTTTAACAAATACTCCTGGTTTACGTCGTGACATTCGGTTTTGCACTCCGGGTTCTGCTTTGCTTAGAGACAATGGGCTCCTTCAAGACATTGTTCCCTCGCATATGCTGAAGGAAGAGTAG
- the LOC109021920 gene encoding transcription factor UPBEAT1-like, with amino-acid sequence MGVSPVQSLLIALKMERSMPQGNGQSCSANGCLGSKVMEVQAAKRRWQGKKQRMARKYARHVLRIKKLDTARILMMKKTARLGSRKHANNGIGRRVRTLKRLIPNGESMGNLDGLFRETADYILSLQMRVRVMQTAVNVLTNSDE; translated from the coding sequence ATGGGAGTTTCTCCAGTACAATCCCTACTTATTGCCCTTAAGATGGAGAGGAGTATGCCCCAAGGAAATGGGCAAAGTTGCAGTGCAAATGGGTGTTTGGGGAGCAAAGTGATGGAAGTCCAAGCTGCCAAGAGAAGATGGCAAGGGAAGAAGCAAAGGATGGCTAGGAAATATGCAAGACATGTACTCAGAATAAAAAAGCTGGATACGGCCAGGATCTTGATGATGAAGAAGACCGCACGCCTTGGTTCAAGGAAGCATGCAAATAATGGGATTGGGAGAAGGGTCAGAACCCTGAAGAGGCTCATTCCAAACGGCGAATCCATGGGTAATTTGGATGGACTTTTCAGAGAGACAGCTGATTACATTTTGTCATTACAGATGAGAGTGAGAGTTATGCAGACTGCGGTTAATGTATTAACAAATTCTGACGAGTGA